Proteins encoded within one genomic window of Flavobacterium gilvum:
- a CDS encoding GNAT family N-acetyltransferase: MKIRKGEKEDMHAVLELIQELAVFEKEPEAVLITEEDLVRDGFGQNPLFHVFVAEVENQIVGIALYYYRYSTWKGKTIHLEDLIVKDSMRGTGLGYALYSEIIKQAKIDNVRRVEWAVLDWNTTAIDFYENSGAKVFDEWRVAQMDESGIDYFVKNKLKN; this comes from the coding sequence ATGAAAATACGCAAAGGCGAAAAAGAAGACATGCATGCCGTTTTGGAATTAATCCAAGAGCTAGCTGTATTCGAAAAAGAACCCGAAGCTGTTTTGATTACCGAGGAAGATCTTGTTCGTGACGGCTTTGGGCAAAACCCATTGTTTCACGTTTTTGTTGCCGAAGTTGAGAATCAAATTGTTGGTATTGCTTTGTATTATTACCGATATTCCACTTGGAAAGGAAAAACCATCCATTTGGAAGATTTAATCGTAAAAGACAGTATGCGTGGCACCGGATTGGGATATGCGTTGTATTCTGAAATTATTAAACAAGCCAAAATCGACAATGTTCGAAGAGTCGAATGGGCTGTTTTGGACTGGAATACAACAGCAATCGATTTTTACGAAAATTCAGGAGCTAAAGTATTTGATGAATGGCGCGTGGCGCAAATGGACGAATCAGGTATCGACTATTTTGTAAAAAACAAATTAAAAAATTAA
- the fbp gene encoding class 1 fructose-bisphosphatase — translation MEERNKTLGEFIIENQKAFQYSSGELSRIINSIRLAAKVVNYKVNKAGLVDIVGAVGEQNIQGEDQQKLDVYANEIFIQTLINREIVCGIASEENDDFITVQGSDNSHNNKYVLLMDPLDGSSNIDVNVSVGTIFSVYRRVTPIGTPVTLEDFLQPGTQQVAAGYVIYGTSTMLVYTTGHGVNGFTLNPAIGTFYLSHPNMKFSENGNIYSINEGNYVHFPQGVKDYIKYCQLEEEDRPYTSRYIGSLVADIHRNMIKGGIYIYPTSSKAPKGKLRLLYECNPMAFIVEQAGGKASDGFDRIMEIQPTELHQRVPFFCGSVKMVEKAEEFMLKAK, via the coding sequence ATGGAAGAAAGAAACAAAACACTCGGAGAATTTATCATCGAAAACCAAAAAGCTTTTCAGTATTCTTCGGGGGAATTATCAAGAATTATCAATTCAATTCGCTTGGCAGCCAAAGTGGTTAATTATAAAGTAAACAAAGCGGGATTGGTAGATATTGTTGGGGCTGTTGGAGAACAAAATATTCAGGGAGAAGATCAGCAAAAGTTGGATGTGTATGCCAATGAAATTTTTATCCAAACCTTGATTAATCGTGAAATTGTGTGCGGCATCGCTTCGGAGGAAAATGATGATTTTATTACCGTTCAGGGAAGTGATAACAGCCACAACAACAAATATGTGCTTTTGATGGATCCGCTTGACGGTTCGTCTAACATTGATGTTAATGTTTCGGTTGGAACTATTTTTTCGGTTTACAGAAGAGTAACGCCAATAGGAACTCCTGTAACACTCGAAGATTTTCTGCAGCCTGGAACACAACAAGTTGCAGCCGGTTATGTGATTTACGGAACATCGACTATGCTTGTTTACACAACAGGACACGGCGTAAACGGCTTTACGCTGAATCCGGCAATTGGAACATTTTACCTTTCGCATCCCAACATGAAATTCTCCGAAAACGGAAATATTTATTCAATTAACGAAGGAAATTATGTTCATTTTCCGCAAGGGGTGAAAGATTATATAAAATATTGTCAGCTCGAAGAAGAAGATCGTCCGTACACTTCCCGCTACATTGGAAGCCTTGTTGCTGATATTCATAGGAATATGATTAAGGGCGGAATTTATATTTACCCAACAAGCTCCAAAGCTCCAAAAGGGAAATTGAGATTGTTGTATGAGTGCAATCCGATGGCTTTTATAGTGGAGCAGGCGGGAGGGAAGGCTTCAGACGGCTTCGATCGTATTATGGAAATTCAGCCAACGGAACTACATCAGCGGGTGCCTTTCTTTTGCGGAAGCGTAAAAATGGTCGAAAAGGCTGAAGAATTTATGCTTAAAGCAAAATAG
- a CDS encoding TerB family tellurite resistance protein — MPFSDLFNSENIQRARGHFSAIVRVAHAGGNITEEEQRFLDKLATSLQISDEEYKEILKDPSKYQINAPYLYIERLEALYKLARIVHRDHQLGDLQEHLLIKFALALGFTPGNVNYIVNKALKLVDMGVDEETFLYEMKNMYK, encoded by the coding sequence ATGCCTTTCTCAGATTTATTCAACAGCGAAAACATCCAAAGAGCCAGAGGCCATTTTTCAGCTATTGTACGTGTAGCTCACGCAGGCGGAAACATAACTGAAGAAGAACAAAGATTCCTGGATAAATTAGCAACCTCACTTCAAATTTCTGATGAAGAATATAAAGAAATTTTAAAAGATCCGTCGAAATATCAAATCAACGCTCCCTACTTATATATAGAAAGGCTCGAAGCACTCTACAAACTAGCGAGAATCGTACATCGTGACCATCAATTGGGCGATTTACAAGAGCACTTATTAATTAAATTTGCTCTGGCTCTGGGTTTTACACCTGGAAATGTGAATTACATTGTCAACAAAGCTTTAAAATTAGTCGATATGGGAGTCGATGAAGAAACTTTTCTCTACGAAATGAAAAATATGTATAAATAA
- a CDS encoding HupE/UreJ family protein: MSEFLIYFQIGLKHVLNIHAYDHVLFLIALSVPFSFADWKRILLLVTMFTLGHTTALFLSVFGIITVKVNVVELLIPITILITALYNLFTAGKSSKNGNVNLVFIITLFFGIIHGLGFSNYFKTIMGGSASSKLLPMGEFALGIEAAQITVVVVVLILSYIVQTVFRFSKRDWSLVMSAFIIGVVLPMILESEIWKSY, from the coding sequence ATGTCTGAATTTTTGATTTATTTCCAGATTGGTTTGAAACACGTATTGAATATTCATGCCTACGACCATGTTTTGTTTTTGATTGCTTTGTCTGTTCCGTTCTCTTTTGCCGATTGGAAAAGGATTTTGCTTTTGGTTACAATGTTTACTTTGGGACATACAACGGCCTTGTTCCTTTCTGTTTTTGGAATTATTACTGTCAAAGTGAATGTTGTCGAATTACTCATCCCGATTACAATATTGATAACGGCGCTTTATAATTTGTTTACAGCCGGTAAATCAAGCAAAAACGGAAATGTCAATTTGGTTTTTATAATAACGCTTTTCTTTGGAATTATCCACGGATTAGGGTTTTCAAATTATTTCAAAACGATAATGGGCGGAAGTGCGTCCTCAAAATTATTGCCCATGGGCGAATTTGCATTAGGTATTGAAGCGGCACAAATTACGGTAGTGGTTGTGGTTTTGATTTTGTCGTATATTGTGCAAACGGTGTTTCGTTTTTCAAAACGAGATTGGTCATTGGTAATGTCAGCGTTTATAATTGGAGTGGTTTTACCAATGATATTGGAAAGTGAAATTTGGAAAAGCTATTGA
- a CDS encoding deoxycytidylate deaminase, with protein MEKIKLNKYDKAYLRIATEWGLLSYCKRKQVGAIIVKDRMIISDGYNGTPSGFENCCEDEDGLTRWDVLHAEANAILKVARSTQSCEGATLYITLSPCKECSKLIHQSGIKRVVYHNGYRDDSGLQFLIKAGIEVEHIPVLED; from the coding sequence ATGGAAAAAATAAAATTAAATAAATACGATAAAGCGTATCTTAGGATTGCCACAGAATGGGGTTTGTTGTCCTATTGCAAAAGAAAACAAGTTGGGGCAATTATCGTAAAAGACCGAATGATAATTTCGGACGGATACAATGGAACGCCCTCTGGATTTGAAAATTGCTGTGAAGATGAAGACGGTTTGACGCGTTGGGATGTTTTGCATGCCGAAGCCAATGCTATTTTGAAAGTAGCTCGTTCCACACAATCCTGCGAAGGAGCGACTTTGTATATCACGCTTTCGCCTTGCAAGGAATGTAGTAAACTGATTCATCAGTCAGGAATAAAAAGAGTGGTGTATCACAATGGATACCGCGACGATTCGGGATTGCAATTTTTAATAAAAGCCGGCATAGAAGTAGAGCATATTCCTGTTTTGGAAGATTAG